TGATTATCGGGTCAGCAATTCTCTAGTCTGCGGATACGACAATGTGGCGTCCGGTGCCTTCACCCTCGGACTCGCTGACGAGGCCCAGGTCTGCAACCGCGTCGTGAACGATTTTCCGCTCGTAGGCACTCATCGGCTCCAGGGCTACAGACTGGCCGGTTTCCTTCACGGTAGCGGCAGCGTCTTCGGCGATCTTCTGCAGATGGCCGGTACGTTCCTGCCGGTATCCGTTGATGTCCAGCACCAGCCGTGACCGGTTCTCTGTGGCGGACAGGACAGCGAGCCTGGTGAGTTCCTGAAGGGCCTCGAGGACTTCGCCGTCCTCGCCTACCAGGCTGTCCAGCCCATCGGTCTCCTCTTCGGCAACGATGGAAATATAGGTGCGGCCATTGCGGACTTCGATGTCGATATCGCCGTCGATATCAGCGATGTCCAGCAATTCCTCCAGGTAGTCGGCCGCGATGTCCCCTTCTTCTTCGAGGCGGCTGACAGCCGACACTTTGGGAGAGGACGTCTCCTCGTTCACGGACTCGTCCTGATCTTCGATGATCTCTTCAGAAAGGGCGTGTTCGGTACTCTCGGCTGACATTACTTTTTCTTCCTGTTCTTGCGTTGTGGCTGGACACGCT
The window above is part of the Pseudarthrobacter sp. NS4 genome. Proteins encoded here:
- a CDS encoding protein jag gives rise to the protein MSAESTEHALSEEIIEDQDESVNEETSSPKVSAVSRLEEEGDIAADYLEELLDIADIDGDIDIEVRNGRTYISIVAEEETDGLDSLVGEDGEVLEALQELTRLAVLSATENRSRLVLDINGYRQERTGHLQKIAEDAAATVKETGQSVALEPMSAYERKIVHDAVADLGLVSESEGEGTGRHIVVSAD